A DNA window from Castanea sativa cultivar Marrone di Chiusa Pesio chromosome 7, ASM4071231v1 contains the following coding sequences:
- the LOC142643703 gene encoding serine/threonine-protein kinase rio2 isoform X2 produces the protein MKLNVDALRYLSKDDFRVLTAVEMGMRNHEIVPAELVDRIASLKHGGTYKVLKNLLKHKLLHHDSSKSLVNRGVFLSVGRQIGVGKESDIFEVATEDGTVLAMKLHRLGRVSFRAVKSKRDYLRHRSSFNWLYLSRLAAVKEFAFMKALEEHGFPVPNAVDCNRHCVIMSLVQGYPLVQVKQLQNPEMVFERIIGLVIRLAEHGLIHCDFNEFNIMIDDDEKVTMIDFPQMVSVDHRNAQMYFDRDVECVFKFFRKRFNMSFHEIPDDIDDSEVDMDESGRPCFSSIAKGSGFLDKDLAASGFTRKDQEDIEKFVEGGIEKDADSGDEENEDGGLASELNESDISGVDSLHLVEQPTLNCDVDGRGEENEQKTEAGQTNGPETQDASDEEEDNETMISKDAELTKRLRNQNRRVIASVRGGRKNLASRNTYKDKGGRSSHNSKIQKQLSSW, from the exons ATGAAGCTGAACGTGGACGCCTTGAGATATCTCTCCAAAGATGATTTTAGGGTTCTTACTGCTGTCGAAATGGGGATGCGCAAt CATGAAATTGTACCTGCAGAACTTGTTGACCGCATTGCCTCTCTCAA GCATGGCGGCACTTACAAAGTTTTGAAGAATTTGCTCAAGCATAAGCTCTTGCACCATGACTCTTCCAAAT CACTGGTTAATCGCGGAGTGTTTCTGTCTGTTGGACGTCAAATTGGGGTTGGAAAAGAGTCTG atatCTTCGAGGTTGCCACGGAAGATGGTACAGTCCTAGCCATGAAACTACACAGACTTGGAAGAGTTTCTTTTAGGGCTGTCAAATCTAAGCGAGATTACTTGAGGCATCGTAGCAGTTTCAATTGGCTGTATTTGTCCCGGCTTGCTGCAGTCAAAGAATTTGCTTTTATGAAG GCCTTGGAAGAACACGGTTTTCCTGTTCCAAATGCTGTGGACTGTAATAGGCATTGCGTGATCATGTCACTTGTCCAAGGTTACCCTCT TGTACAGGTTAAGCAATTGCAAAATCCAGAGATGGTTTTTGAAAGGATCATTGGTCTTGTTATTCGTTTGGCAGAACATGGTCTCATTCACTGTGACTTCAATGAATTCAATATTATG ATTGATGATGATGAGAAGGTTACCATGATTGATTTTCCACAGATGGTATCTGTAGACCATCGTAATGcacaaat GTATTTCGATCGTGATGTTGAATGCGTCTTTAAGTTTTTTCGCAAGAG GTTCAATATGTCATTTCATGAAATTCCAGATGATATTGATGATTCAGAGGTAGACATGGATGAAAGTGGCAGGCCTTGCTTTTCTTCAATAGCAAAAGGTTCTGGTTTTCTAGACAAGGACCTAGCAGCCAGTGGGTTTACTAGAAAGGATCAAGAAGACATCGAGAAG TTCGTTGAAGGAGGGATCGAGAAGGATGCAGATTCGGGtgatgaagaaaatgaagatgGAGGACTTGCATCTGAGTTAAATGAATCGGACATAAGTGGTGTTGATTCTCTGCATTTGGTAGAGcag CCGACATTAAATTGTGATGTGGATGGAAGAGGAGaggaaaatgaacaaaaaactGAAGCAGGTCAAACCAATGGACCTGAAACTCAAGATGCAAGTGACGAG GAGGAGGATAATGAGACCATGATTAGTAAAGACGCTGAATTGACAAAGCGTTTGAGAAATCAAAATCGCCGTGTCATAGCATCAGTGCGTGGAGGACGAAAGAATCTTGCCTCTAGAAATACCTACAAAGACAAGGGTGGTAGGTCCTCTCATAATTCTAAAATCCAGAAACAATTGAGCAGCTGGTGA
- the LOC142643703 gene encoding serine/threonine-protein kinase rio2 isoform X1, with the protein MKLNVDALRYLSKDDFRVLTAVEMGMRNHEIVPAELVDRIASLKHGGTYKVLKNLLKHKLLHHDSSKYDGFRLTYLGYDFLAIKALVNRGVFLSVGRQIGVGKESDIFEVATEDGTVLAMKLHRLGRVSFRAVKSKRDYLRHRSSFNWLYLSRLAAVKEFAFMKALEEHGFPVPNAVDCNRHCVIMSLVQGYPLVQVKQLQNPEMVFERIIGLVIRLAEHGLIHCDFNEFNIMIDDDEKVTMIDFPQMVSVDHRNAQMYFDRDVECVFKFFRKRFNMSFHEIPDDIDDSEVDMDESGRPCFSSIAKGSGFLDKDLAASGFTRKDQEDIEKFVEGGIEKDADSGDEENEDGGLASELNESDISGVDSLHLVEQPTLNCDVDGRGEENEQKTEAGQTNGPETQDASDEEEDNETMISKDAELTKRLRNQNRRVIASVRGGRKNLASRNTYKDKGGRSSHNSKIQKQLSSW; encoded by the exons ATGAAGCTGAACGTGGACGCCTTGAGATATCTCTCCAAAGATGATTTTAGGGTTCTTACTGCTGTCGAAATGGGGATGCGCAAt CATGAAATTGTACCTGCAGAACTTGTTGACCGCATTGCCTCTCTCAA GCATGGCGGCACTTACAAAGTTTTGAAGAATTTGCTCAAGCATAAGCTCTTGCACCATGACTCTTCCAAAT ATGATGGGTTTCGGCTCACCTACCTTGGTTATGATTTTCTTGCTATTAAAGCACTGGTTAATCGCGGAGTGTTTCTGTCTGTTGGACGTCAAATTGGGGTTGGAAAAGAGTCTG atatCTTCGAGGTTGCCACGGAAGATGGTACAGTCCTAGCCATGAAACTACACAGACTTGGAAGAGTTTCTTTTAGGGCTGTCAAATCTAAGCGAGATTACTTGAGGCATCGTAGCAGTTTCAATTGGCTGTATTTGTCCCGGCTTGCTGCAGTCAAAGAATTTGCTTTTATGAAG GCCTTGGAAGAACACGGTTTTCCTGTTCCAAATGCTGTGGACTGTAATAGGCATTGCGTGATCATGTCACTTGTCCAAGGTTACCCTCT TGTACAGGTTAAGCAATTGCAAAATCCAGAGATGGTTTTTGAAAGGATCATTGGTCTTGTTATTCGTTTGGCAGAACATGGTCTCATTCACTGTGACTTCAATGAATTCAATATTATG ATTGATGATGATGAGAAGGTTACCATGATTGATTTTCCACAGATGGTATCTGTAGACCATCGTAATGcacaaat GTATTTCGATCGTGATGTTGAATGCGTCTTTAAGTTTTTTCGCAAGAG GTTCAATATGTCATTTCATGAAATTCCAGATGATATTGATGATTCAGAGGTAGACATGGATGAAAGTGGCAGGCCTTGCTTTTCTTCAATAGCAAAAGGTTCTGGTTTTCTAGACAAGGACCTAGCAGCCAGTGGGTTTACTAGAAAGGATCAAGAAGACATCGAGAAG TTCGTTGAAGGAGGGATCGAGAAGGATGCAGATTCGGGtgatgaagaaaatgaagatgGAGGACTTGCATCTGAGTTAAATGAATCGGACATAAGTGGTGTTGATTCTCTGCATTTGGTAGAGcag CCGACATTAAATTGTGATGTGGATGGAAGAGGAGaggaaaatgaacaaaaaactGAAGCAGGTCAAACCAATGGACCTGAAACTCAAGATGCAAGTGACGAG GAGGAGGATAATGAGACCATGATTAGTAAAGACGCTGAATTGACAAAGCGTTTGAGAAATCAAAATCGCCGTGTCATAGCATCAGTGCGTGGAGGACGAAAGAATCTTGCCTCTAGAAATACCTACAAAGACAAGGGTGGTAGGTCCTCTCATAATTCTAAAATCCAGAAACAATTGAGCAGCTGGTGA